The Epinephelus lanceolatus isolate andai-2023 chromosome 12, ASM4190304v1, whole genome shotgun sequence genome segment CGTAACACCAATTACAAGTGTTCAAAAACTTAACATGATTATTAAAAACGAACAATAGGTTTTACATCTAGAGTCAAGTCAATTTCCAGTTTTACCGGTCTGGTCTGATGTACGTACgagtttaaacccatctgattTAAATGCAAACAGGCTGAACCTGCGTTTGTCTTGATGGCACAttctgaaaaattaaaaagttgtCTACATCAGCAACTTGTGCCAACGGCGTCACAGCCcaagaaagagaaaaatgtaCAGACAGCAGGAACACAAGGCAAAGAGGAAAGGATGATTGACTTTGTTCCAACCATCGTAGCATGTGCTTGATGGTTTGAGAGAAGCGCTCCCTAACACCATCTTGCTTCTGGGTGTCATAGTAGCCATTCCAGCAGTCTGTAGCATCATCAAGCAGGTGAGCTGGAGTTGCTACGCCTACACCGATAGCATCACGGTGATAAATCCATTTGTACTGCATTAGTTACACACAATAAGACAACGtgatttaaatattatttttgtttataaacGGACTAACGTGGCCGCTGCCAGTGTCTGAGAGGACTGAGAGGACTTACTGCCGAGCCGAAGCAGGACACCAACAGCAGAGGTGGTAACAGAGCCAAGTCTCTTTATTTTCTACTCTGAAGCGGCTGCTGGGTCAAGTAAGACAcctaaggcccgtttccactgaagtagttcctggtactatttgggggacaggaactactacaggaacgtcctctcgctcagccctctcaaccgccgtgtctccaccaCAGTCTATATATGGTCTCCACTGAGAaggtctccactgagagagcggagtaggaggaaggttcctgtaaagttaccgggctctggatgtgatgtaattGTTGCacaaccattttgaccggggcgacgtagtggcgtagggacgctgttagctgttagccgatagccgatagcggtgtctgtaataactcactaaactcacaaagtggcccgtgaaaaaaatattttttcagcagatgtcttagttacaacatgattgcgctaactggagtagtttcatgtcgtttccgacaacgggaggcttttaacagatgatgtcctgatgttagctttgctgctgctgttaaatgTCCCTGTCAggtgatgctttctagacatcgtgatttcccaaaactgaataaataccacacatcacaacacaaaactgctttgctagctcaatcatgttgtaactaagatatccgccggaaaaaatatgttttttcacggaccagttcttgagtttgtttacatggccGTGGAAGCAAGCTAACTCTCGTCTGccaagttttaaaaatgccagctattttgttgctttctgttgacgtcacattcTGCCTtgaggagtctttcggggccgttctgagtacctaccctgaggcagggacttgtttagcccctgtaaaagctccggaactctgtccttcgggggtggttcctgcggtggagacacgcaccaatggccccggccccgtaaatttaccccgaagttcctgcggtggaaacgggcctctAGTGGTAAAATTCGGTACACCGATAAAGTCGCTGTTCAGCTTAGAGTCAAACCGCTTTGAACATTTTTACACCACTCCAACCCTactacacaaacacagcagagtaaGTAAGTCTCAACATTTAACTACAATGTATTATGTACGTGTACTTTTGTCTCATTTACAGAATAATTTTCAGCTGACACGTAGGTGAGGCATCAAAACATTATGAGACTAATAACAGTTTTATAAGTGAGGAAGGCTCAGTCTTATCTAAGGGTTCAGTATGGGGGCTGATTTTTACCTGCTCGGGACTGGCTATACTTAGCTAGCAACAAACAGCCAATAGGAGTCATTTATTAATGTAGCCTAATCCAGACGACAAAATAAACACTCTGCGGAATATGTTTCCTTCAGGTAGGCTAACTCAGGTAAAGGCTGCACAGAGGGCAACAAGCACTGGAGAATACTCTCTTAAAAGGGACAGAAACATTCCCTCCAGACAGCAACACAGCCAAAGAGAGTCCAGACAGGGTTTGTTATTTTATAGTTTTGTAATAAAGTAATTAATAATGTCAACTGTCAGGCATATCTATTGGATTCATTTGAATAACTTTAATAAACTTCAAGTGTGCGCTGTGCAGCTGTATTATCTAGGAAAAGAGAAGTACTGGCTCAGGACAGATAAAAAACATTGTGCAAGATGGTAAATTACTCGGATCAGGGGCAAAAAAAACTTGATCTGGACATCCTTATTTAAAAGTATCGTAGAATAACTGTGTTGAAGAAATCCATATGTCAACAGAGAGGAGTGAAAAGTGTCAAGAAGCCAAAAACAGCAGCTTCCTCCTCACAGTGTTCgaacagaaatacattttacagAAGGAGCAGTGACAAAAATTCAATACCAGCTTGGTAGCTATTTAAGTTGACTGGAGCACATTTGAAGCAGGGAGCTCTGTCTCAGACAGGAGACACATGTACACTAGGGTTGTGCTTAAAAGACGATCTTAGAGTCGACGATGGTCAGAGTGATCGCCAGTAACCACTTTGGTAATGTCAAAATGATATTTAGGTTGTTTTCCCATCAATGTATTAAATAATCATTGTCATTAGCTGTAGAAGTACTAAATtaatattacatttaatttgCCCCACAATAGTTTCACATTGGCATCCCCTGCATATAACCGACACTTGCAACACTGATGAGTGTGCGGGTATGCACACCAACACACTCTGACCAACTGACCGTGCGACGCTGTCCTCAGTGCTGAATGGAGCAGAGGAGAGATAGACAAAACATATAGCTTTGCTTCAGCTGCTTGCAAGGAAGAGAGACTCTGACACTGTTGTTAATTATGACGTAAATTTTAGCAGTCATCAGCCAGTGGTTAAAAGTGTTCCCGAATTTTATTATTTAGCATCTTGGAATAAGaataagggtgctttcagacctagagttgtcttgctttggtctgaatcagggacaaaattagtccctgattcagaccaaagcactccagggttgttttggtgcacatctgagtgcgattgctgtgttcacacctgcccaaacgaaccacacttagggggcaaacaaacttgagtttgattgaaccaaaccgaacagggcaggtgtgacagCACCCTAAGAAAAAGAGGAATACATATTTTAACTCCAGCAGACtatgaggaggagggagggaggccaAGCTGTAGGCTTGGGCTGCACCAGGGGCCTCAGCCAGCTGTCCTCCCCTCTCTGGCCCACACACCCCTGGGTCCTGGACGCTTAAGCAAGGTGGAATGGGTGACAGCTGAGTACCCTGCCGCAGCGGAGAAGGGCAAGTTGCACCCCATCCATTCCCCAAGCTACACCTCAAACCCCAGCTAGAGCATCCCACTGGACTTCCACATAGAGACAAGGTGTCCATTGGTAGCTATGTCTGACTTATGCAGGCCCAATGGGCACCCCTCTCCAACCCTGGAGGGTGTGAAAAGAAGGGAGAAAGGGGAGCGCCAACTGGAGGTCAAAGTAGACTTTAAGATTTGCAGGGCTTGGCTTATATACGATGTGCAGTGCCAGAAACAGATTATTATAACGAGAAGAAAAAAGGTGTGAAAATTTGTCTTAAATTAGAGGAAATACGGGAGAATAGTGACCCTGGGAGGAAACCAGGAGTCTCAGGAAAATACATATGGGTTGGCAAACATTTGACACCTTGCCACCAGCGATGGATTCAGCCTAATTCCAGTTTCCAGTTTTCATGATTTGATTAACCCTGCAGTAGGGAACACTTTACCTGATGTCATCATCAGTCACTACGAAGGCTTTGCAGAGAGGCTGTGTCGTGTTGAGCCACACTCCGGGATTTTTCTCCACTGCAGCAGTGAGCTGTCCAGTGACGGGCGCGGGGCTGGTGTGCAGAGCGCTGGCGATGGCAGAAAGCAACGTTTTATCTGAACACGCAGGACCAACACCTGGGCAGAGGACAGCAGAGAAGCATAAGTCAAGCTTCTACAATAAACCAGCTTTGAATCACAGACAGCTGTCATATTTGTTCAGTTACACTCACCCTGTAAGCCTTTGGGAAGGTCCATAGTTTTCACCAGCTCGTCTGCGATATCAAACGCATTTAACCCGCTGAGCTTCCTCTCCCAGAACAGCTGGAGATTAACACAAACCAAGTTTTAGGTACAACTGCACACAAACTGAACATATGCATCATTTTAAGGACACTGAACAAGGTTTCAACGACCTGTCAGCACTTTCTAGATAACAGCAAAGCCAGAGAGACATAAGAGAACATCAGGTTTTATCTTGGTCAGCTATGCAAAACATTTCAACTGCTGACAGGATCAGTAAGTTCTTTTTACTCACTTGCCTTTCTATTGTATTGATGGTGGAGTTATAGTTTCCTGAAAAGTATAGAGTGTCTaactgtgcatgttttctgCCCTGTGACTTACTTGTTTGGGTTGGTCCACAGCCTTCTGCGGGTCTGTCTTCACCTTGTTGTTGGGATGATTTGTCACCTTGGTCACTGGTTGTTTGAAGATGGATGCCGTCTGTCGAACTGGTAGTGTTGTGTTTAAGTCAGGCTTGGCCTTTAGGAGAGACAACAACATGACTGACTGTCCAAAATTCTGATGACCAGCTCTGACCAGTTCTCTCTCATAATCAAATACAACTGTTACATTGTGACATTTGTGATGGGCCAGTTATCTGGAAAAGGCCAAGGAAATGAGGAGGAGCTCTTTATTGAGATGGTGTGTGAATGATTGGTGGTTCCTTGTGTGAAGAGCTCATTTTTgagaaacacttatatccacTGATGAGTtcaagggcatcataaagaatgtggtgacagagacatgtgcttgatTTTCTTGAGAGGCTTctgtgtttgaatagttgttgttttattgtggatttttgtattatatgtcgtatttgttgtattttatgtgttctgattggctgctacctcggccaggtctctcttgcaAGAGATTTTCACtgtcaatgggacttcctggttaaataaagataaataaatttgGTTTTGCGTGTGCAATGACCAGAAGGTCGCTGTTGAAAAGATGGTGTCTGAATGACTGATTGTGAGAAGTTACCAGAGTTGCCAACTTGGCAACTTTCTTGCTATATCTAGTGACTTTTCAAATTCAGACCCTCTTAGaaactttatttctaaaaaagCAACTATCGACAGATTCAGCAACTTCTTCAGACCATCAGAGAAAACATTAGAGaatacattatattttaattattcCTATGCATGTCAGTGcggtctctcctcctctctcctcttgcaCCATGCATTAGATatggggcaggcaggaggagaCGAGACACTACTCGCCATGGGAGTTAAAGTGAGTTTCTATGGTTACGTTGATGCGCTCACTCTCTGGCTTGGAAGCGAGAGACAGTAGCGCACTATAGACTAAGCACCACAGCTCTTAATGCCATTCAAATTTTCTGTAGAAAATATTTCTCTTGAATCTAATTCAGCAAATTTTAATGCTTACATTGATGCACCATGACCTCACTGATATGTGAATGAGCGTATGACGACTGTTGGAGCTATTGAACCTACTTTCAATGGAAcagagttggcaacactgaAAGTTACTGCACAAATCTACATATTTGTTTGACTGCGTTAATGTCAGTGTTGTCAGTACCAAACAGGCGGTACTGTTGCATCCCTTACTTCATTCTTAAAAGTGTGAAGAGACAATGTAAACGTTACAACAACCTGGTGTAACTATTATGATGCAAGAGCAGTTTAGAGGGAGAATTCTCTCAAGTTGAACAGCAGATAAAAGGCTTAACTGATGTCAGTTTTACAAAGTACATTTCCTTGTATCGCAGTCATCAGTCAATCATAAAACAATTTCTGTGGGAGAGGTTTAAGAGCGAGGAAGGCAACAACCCTCTGAAGTAGCTACAGAGTTTCTCTGCGAGGATTAAGAGTCTAGATGTGTCCAAAATCTCCCTTTATTCACTGCCTTGTACATTATATTTACCATCAAAATTCTATCATAAGATAGTGTCAGAAAGCTACACTGATGCTACAGTAATCTACTGAATGTTTATTATATAGGTCATAGGTCAAGTGTTGCCCAGGCTGGTTCAACTGTATGGCACAGTTGCAAAGAAAGCCACagttagaggaaaaaaaaagtctcatgaCACACTAACTAGTGTTTGCCAGAGGGCACGTGGACTCTGAAACAAAGTGAGAGAAGGTTTTATGGTTTAATGAGGCACAACTGAGCCTTTTGGCCGCACTGATTATCATTCCCACTATGTTTTGGGTTCAGGACAACACTTCAAATGTGTCATGGAGTGACTAATTTAACCTGCTTCCTCAATAGCTTCCACTTAAGCTTGGTGTGGTGACACCAGCATTACGACAGGAGTGGAAATATAtggaaaatgcacatgtaatgacagtgagaacTTATTTTTCTTGATGTGTATCAGGTTGTTTGGGGTGTTTTGTACATAGATACCTCCAGAATGTTCTTTACACTAAAAGAAAAGGATAAAATTTGGAGCTGCagttatttataggttattatgcaatggttttactggtgcAGCCCACTCGAGATCAAATCAGTCTGTACGTGGCCTATGAActgaaatgagtttgacacctctGGCCTAAATTAATCCAAATGTGTGGCAGGTCCCTGTGTAACCTGAGCTGGAGCAGGTTTGCGAGGAATGCTGGAGAAAAACTGCCTTGTCAAGATGTACGGAGCAGACACAAACCTACTCACATAAACTCAGGGCTGTAATTACTGTCAAATGTGCCTCCGCTGATCCCTCTGGAACACTTGAATATTAAAGTCTCCTGCTGTGTTGGTCAGTGTCAGAAAGTCTTATTAAAAATGCTTTGATTGAATGATGTGAAATAATAACATCCTAACCTTCAGGGGAGGTGAATGTGTTTTATGGGCATTGGTGTCCAGAGATCACTGAAAAAGCACCGTGTCCATTCTGTTTTAGCACCGCTCAGTCATTTATGCTTCATAAATACCAACACCAAACACAGTCTCACCCTGATCTGATGGTTGATGTCATAGAGATGCTTGTGCCTGCTGCGCTGCACTTTGGTCAGGAGCGACCATCCACCCCGGGAGTGGCTGGCATTCACATCTGTGTGAAGGTTGCTGCCCAGAGTGCGGACGATCTGGGGCTTGTTGAGAATGCGCTTAACAGGAACACTggaaggaaaaacagaaaactcaCCAACACAAGATTTACCTCGTCGATAACTGaggcattaaagggacagttcactccaaaaatTCTTCCTCTGCATTGTCTTGATATGTTGTTAAAGTATCAGTAtgagtgttggaggtatcagctataaagatgtctgccttccctcgaatataatggaactagatggcactcagcttgagGTGCtcaaagaaaaaatacatttgaaaaactcaatagcaatgtctctttccaaaaatcatgacccagttactcaagataatccacagaccttgttgtgagcagtttgacGCAGGACGTATTTTCTGCCTACTGCTAGCTCGCCTAGCACCCCTGAGCTaactaacgttacagctcagccgaggaggatgccattaatgtttacacctcattctgtcaggtgcctctcgtccatgagaaGATggacacttccttctgtgcagtgatacagttggcaggtgtagttaggtagaaagaaaatagttcctacatgaaactgctcacagccaGGCCCCCGGGAAGTATGCCAAGctctgaagccaattttcatagtggccagaAATGGAACGACACCGTCAAGTGATgtcattgggcccaaaaagacttttccccatagacttatGTTGTGAAGAGGCATGTAGATACATATTTTGAGCAGCACAACCCCCGCAAATTGACTTGTTTTACTATCGGGATTagatccatttggtctgataacatctGGAGAGTCAAGAGGAGCCACaccattaaataattttatctcCATTTAAGTTAGTTGAGCGCTAAACATGAATCACTGGCTCTGCCAATagaagtctctagtgcacttGTTCTATGGATGCATACAGTGCCCATCATCTGGGTTGATTGTGTCTGGCTTCATGAGCCACTGATGGCCCCTTTGCAGCAAAtaagctctggttcttgaactggttccattcaggattttttttaaccttggtGCTTTCTAGCAAACCAGCCTGCATTCCCACCAGGTTTGCATGGAATCATTGTAGTTAAGGATCTGTCATCAACAGAGGGTGTTGCACAAAGTACAATGTATTTAAACAGTAGTAGCAAAATTGTGGATCACATTGATTATCTGCAAACATCCgttctgttattacagatacTTGTTTTTACCtaacaaaataagcctgaaccAACTATTAATGAGACCACTGCACACTCTCTTGTGTGGTGATTTCTTACTTgtcttctccatcctctcttccaTCCTGTAGAATATAACACGCCCACTATTGATGTCACAGTTCTAGTCAAGGAAAACCTGCCATTTTTGGTTTGAGCCGGGAACCAACTTCTCAGATTCTAACTGATTtagttttggtcaaaatgctctcagcggttcaaaattaggtgcagGATCTAgagttgcaacagtatgagattttcacctgagaaaatattgcagttccacagtatcacagtattactgttgttatcagtcagaatgaccctaaGAGGAATGAAAACTGAGGATTATTGTTGGTTTTGTTATCATAATTGAAACCTGAaatcattttgttaatggaagtagggatgggcaaacaatcaaaattcattattcgatcatcaaaaaaattaacgatcaattatcgattaattgataagcgagtatttcaaaagagagaaaacaaaagagtgcagtgcagactgttgccgcaagagagcgcagatgccccagttttgagcttcaaccccccaggccaaagaggaagaatggcacgcatgcgcagttcacccctgggtgtttacaaccgttgccagccagagttataggcttcagttttcagaaaaacctccgtctttcaatggcgtagtgttttcaaaggcctcaagggaagccgccgaggctttggagagcgatgagagcttccgtctgtttctgattttttgcctggcataggtccggcgggGGTCTCGTAGGCCCGTCGAGCCGCCGTGCTCGCCGGGCGGAAGGGTCTCGTTGGCATGGCGACTTGCCGGGCGGGGGGTCTCGTTGGCACGGCAGCTtgccggacctatgccaggcattgtagggtaaacactgcgactatcgatcaaaattatttgtgatcgatcaaaagccttaacaatcgatcatcgataatcgaaaattgatgcccatACCTAAATGgaagtatgaaaaaaaagtctccACTTAGAAAATAACGAAAATAAAGGAGAGATTCAACAtgcagttgcatttttttttcccaatataGGAACAGAAACAGAGCCAGTTCCATATCGTTGGAAAAGGGGTATGAGCAACTTTCAAAAGAATGAATGGCGTCCTGCTTCCTAGCTTTATCCAGTTCTACATacaacaacaaggtctgtggattaccatgagtaactgggtcataatatctggaaggagacattgctgttgagtttttttcaaatgtatttttggcgcTCTGAGCACCAcgagctgagtgccatctagttccat includes the following:
- the mbd3a gene encoding methyl-CpG-binding domain protein 3a, which gives rise to MERKGVPVKRILNKPQIVRTLGSNLHTDVNASHSRGGWSLLTKVQRSRHKHLYDINHQIRAKPDLNTTLPVRQTASIFKQPVTKVTNHPNNKVKTDPQKAVDQPKQLFWERKLSGLNAFDIADELVKTMDLPKGLQGVGPACSDKTLLSAIASALHTSPAPVTGQLTAAVEKNPGVWLNTTQPLCKAFVVTDDDIRKQEDLVQNVRRRLEEALTADMLAHIEDTAADAAAANKVEEKVEQVEKEEL